GAACACCGCCAGCAGGGCGCTGTCCTCGAAATCCCCCACCACCCGGGGCCGGACGCCCGTCGCGGCGAACCACTGTTCCAGCCCGCGCCGCAGCTCGGAGGTCTCCGCCGGCAGCAGGACGGGCGCGCCGTCCAGGGAACGCGGCCAGTCCTTGCGCAGCCGCCGGGCCAGCTCGGGCGCGGCGAAGAAGCTGATGTCCGACTCGCCCAGCAGGTGGTTGTAGACGCGCACGTGGGCCCCGGGCGGCGCGGGGGCGTCCGTCAGCACGAGGTCCAGTTCGTGGGCGGCCAGGTCGCGCAGCAGGCGCACGGGCCGATCCTCCCGGCACACCAGCCGTACGGGCTCCTCCAGTCGCAGGGCCTGCTCCAGCACGCGCTGGGCCACCAGCTTGTGCACCACGTCCGCGACGCCCACGGTCACGCGCAGCGGCCGCCCCACGGGACGGTCCCGCAAGGTGTCCAGCAACTCCTGTCCCAGGTTGAAGATCTCCTCGGCGTAGCGCTGGGCCACGCGGCCGGACTCCGTCAGTTCCAGGCGCCGGCCGCGCTTCTCAAACAGCTTGTGGCCCAGCAGGTCCTCCAGCTGGTGGATCTGCTTGCTGACGGTGCTGGGCGCCAGGCGCAGTTCTTCGCAGGCCTTCTGCAGGCTGCCCTCCCGCGCGGTGAGCCAGAAGTAGAGCAGGTGGTGGTAGTTGAGCCATTCCATGGGGACAAGATGCTTCGATAATCAGCAACGAAACAAGCCAAATTTTCCTTTTGTCGAATTGAAGCGCGCACGCTACTCTGTCCCCCGTCAACCGGAAAGGACGATGGCCATGAAGATTCAGATCAGTGCCCGGGACCTGGAATTGAACCCGGAGTTGCACGGCCACATCGAGCGGCGCATCCAGTTCGGACTGGGACGTTTCGCCCCGCGCGTGCGCCAGGTGAAGGTCCGCCTCACGGACGAGAACGGGCCCAAAGGCGGCGAAGACCTCAGCTGCCGGCTGGAGCTGGTGCTGACGGCGGGCGGCAGCCTGATCGTGTCCGAGCGCGACAGCCAGCCGCGACCGGCCGCGGACCGGGCCGTGGAGCGGATGGCCCGCCAACTGGCCCGCCACCTGGAGCGCGAACGCGACACCCGCAAGGACCTGATCGAGGAAGGAGGAGCCCGATGAACTGTCCCCGCTGTCCCGACACGGAACTGCTCGAGCGCGAGCGCGACGGCATCACGCTGGACGGCTGTCCCGTCTGCCGCGGCATCTGGCTGGATCGCGGCGAGCTGGAGCGCTTGATCCAGGCGACGCGCAAGGACGAGGAGGAGCGCCCGCGCGACAGTGGCCGCGACCACGATGATCGGCACGATCACGACGACCGCTACGAACGCCACGATCGGCACGACCACCACGACCACGACCGGAAGTACGGGCCCGACAAGAAGCGGCTCAAGGCCCGCACCTGGCTGGAAGGCCTGGGCAATCTGTTCGACTGAGACTCCCAAGACATGAAAGGAACCCGCATGAGCTCCCCTTCCTCACAGCCCGGCGCCCCGCTGCGCGGGACCGGAGGATTCTCCAACCAGCTGCGCACGGTGCTGCTGCTGGGTGCCCTCTCCGCCGTCCTGGTGGGCGTCGGCGGCCTGCTTGGCCCGGGCATGCTCTGGCTGTTCGGCGCCCTGGCCATTGCGTTGAACATCGGCGCCTACTTCTACTCGGACAAGCTGGTGCTGCGGATGCACAAGGCCCGGGAGATCTCCCCGGACGAGCTGCCCGCCCTGCACCGCATGACCGCGGAGATCGCCGCCACGGCCGGGCTGCCCATGCCCCGGCTCTACCTGTTGCCCGGTGAGCAACCCAACGCCTTCGCCACGGGCCGCAACCCGGAGCACGGGGTGGTGGCCGTCACCCAGGGCCTGCTGCGGCTGATGAACGAGCGCGAGCTGCGCGGCGTGATCGCCCACGAGTTGTCCCACATTCGCAACCGCGACATTCTGGTGGCCAGCGTGGCGGCCTGCATCGCCGCGGCCGTCTCCATGCTGGCCCAGGCCGGCCAGCTGGCCCTGCTGTTCGGCAGCGGGCGCGACGACGAGGAGGGCGGCAGCCCGCTGGCCGGGCTGCTGATGATCTTCCTGGCGCCCGTGGCCGCCACGCTGATCCAGCTGGGCATCTCGCGCTCCCGCGAGTACCTGGCCGACGCCTCCGCGGCCCGCTTCACGGGGGATCCCCACGGGCTGGCCGACGCCCTGGAGAAGCTGCGGCGCGGCACCGAGGCCCATCCCTCCGCCGAGGCGCCGGCCACGGCCAGTCTGTTCATCATGAATCCGCTGGGCGGCGGGGCGCGCCGGCTGGCGAATCTGTTTTCCACCCATCCGGCCGTGGAGGAGCGCGTGGCCCGGCTGCGCGCCATGGCCTGACGAACCGACATGCGGGGCGGGTCTGCGGACCCGCCCCCTAGAACGAGGATCCACATGCGGCTGCATCGTCCCGCCGCCGAGCGCGGCCACGCCGACCACGGCTGGTTGCGCACCTGGCACAGTTTCAGCTTCGCCGACTATCACGATCCGGCCTGGCAGGGCTTCCACAACCTGCGTGTGCTCAACGAGGACGTGGTGGCGCCGGGCACGGGTTTCGGCATGCACCCCCACCGCGACATGGAGATCGTCACCTGGATCCTGGCCGGCGCCCTGCGCCACCGGGATTCCCTGGGCCACGAGGCCGTGATCCGGCCCGGGGAGGCCCAGCGCATGAGCGCGGGCTCGGGCATCCTGCACAGCGAGACCAATCCCTCGGCGACGGAGCCCGTCCACCTGTTGCAGATCTGGCTGCTGCCCAGCCGGCGTGGCGGGACGCCCGGCTACGAACAGCGCCCTCTGCCCGCCGCCGCGGACGGCTGGCGCCTCCTGGCCGCCCCGCCGGCGGGCGGCGGCGCCGTGACCATCCAGTCCGAAGCGCGGATCTGGGTGGTGGAACCAGCGCAGGGCGCGCTGCCCGCGCGGCCCTGGAGCGGACGCCCGACCTGGGTGCACGTCTCCGCGGGCGCCGTGCAGGTGAACGGCGAGATCCTGCAGGCCGGGGACGGTCTCGGTCTGGCCGGAGAGGACTCGCTGCTGCTCACGGGTGAAACGCGTAAGAACCAGCTGCTGGTCTTCGAACTGGCCTGACCTGATACCGGAGCGGACCGCCCCGCGCCACCCGCCGGACTCCGCGACGTCCGGCGGGCGCCGCCGGGGCGGATCCTGGACTGACCCTTCATTCAGGCGTGAATCCCATCCTTTATTTGCCGATACTCCTTCCGCGTCCACTCCAGCAGTCCACCAGGTACAGCCAGCGCTCCAGGATCGGGCCGAGGATCGGGAGGATCGTCCATGCGCTACCATTCCGCCACCACCGTCAATCCGGATCCCTATCGGGCCGGCATGCAGATCGGCGACGACCTGCGCGAGCTGCGGCCCGAGGTGATCCTGATCTTCGCCTCCATCACCTACGATCCCGATTTCTCCGAATTCTTCACCGGACTGCAGGACGCCCTGGAGGGGCAGACGCCACTGATTGTCGGCGGCACCGGGGACGGCATCTACGGCACCGGCCTGGCGGCGGATTACGGCGTCAGCGCCCTAGGCCTGCAGTCGGACGGCGCGGTGGAGTGGTCCGCCGCCTGTTGCACGGGCGTGGGCGCCGATTCCCTGGCCACCAGCCGGGCGGCCGCCCGGGCCGCCGCCCGGGAACTGGACGGCGACCCCGATTTCTGCTTCGTGCTGGCGGATGGCGCGCGCGCCGACGGCACGGCCGTGGTGGAGGGCCTGTTCGGCGCCCTGGGCATCCCGGTCTTCGGCGGCCTGAGCGGCGACGATCGGCAGTTCACGCGCAGCCGCATCTTTCACCAGGGCCGCGAGTGCGAGGATGCCGTGGTCGTGCTGCTGGGGCGCGGCCCCCTGCCCTTCCTGCTCAATGCGGGCAGCGGCTGGACGCCGCGCGGGGAGTCCGGCGTGGTGGAGGAGGCGGAGGCCCGCACCCTGCGGCGCATCTCCGGCCAGAGCACGGCGGAGTTCATGACCCGCCAGGTGGGCAAGACGGTGGGCCAATCGGACATCGGCGTGATGCCGCTGGCCTTCTTCTCCGCCGAGCAGGCCGGGCACTTCTTTCTGCGCTCCGCCTCCCACCTGAACGAGGAGGAGGGCTCCACGATCATGTTCGGCAGCCTGCCGCCCGGGGCCCGCGTGCAGGTCTGCGCCGCCACGCGCGAGGAGGTGCTGGCCGGCGTGCGCGAGACGGTGGAGGGCCTGCTGCCCCTGCCGCCGGGTTTCGAGGTCGGGGCCGCCGTGTTGATCAGCTGCGCCGGGCGCAAATGGTTCCTGGAGGACAAGGGCGCCCTTGAGCTGGAGGTGTTCCAAGCCGCCCTGGGCCGCAGCGTGCCGCTGGTGGGCATCCCGTCCTTCGGCGAGATCGGCCCCTTCCGCGAGGGAGGCGCCTACACCCCGCCCTGCTTCCACAACGTCACCTTCGTGGTTTGTCTGTTGGGGCGCTGAGCATGGACGCCCCGCTGTTCAGCCTCGTGGAGCCGGTGCCGCCGGGATTCACGCCCTGTTACACCTTCAGCCAGCGCGATTTCCGCGCCCGGCCCTTCGCCCTGTTTGCGGCCAGCCTGTCCCAGGGCGAAGCCTTTCTGGGCGACCTGCTCCCCAAACTCTGCGGCATTCTGGTCACGGCGGGCGAGGGGGAGCCGCTCTGGGAGCACGGCCATCCGCTCCTCTACCACCTGCGAGTGCCCGCCGGGCTGCTGCCGCAGCTCGCCCAGACGGTCCGGCCAACCCTGCATCTGCTGGGTCAACTGCGCGACCGCGCGGACGCCCAGACTCTGCTCCAGCTGGAACTGAACCGGGCCCTGGAAAGCCGCAACCGGATGGCCGCCGAGTTCGACGGCATCCGCAGCGGACTGGTGCGGGAGATCGACGAGCGTCGCCGGGCCCTGCGGCGGCTGGAGGAATCCGAGCAGCGCCTGCAGTCCATCTACGACGCTTCGCCGGACGGGATCCTGGTGGCCGACGTGGAGAGCCTGCGCTTCGTGACGGCCAATGCGCGCATGTGCCAGATGCTGGACCGCAGCCCGGAGGAGGTCGCCGCATTGGCCGTGCCGGACATCCATCCCCCCGACGTGCTCACGCACATGCTCCACACCTTCACCCGGCAAGCCGAGGGAGTGGACATGACGGCCACGGACGTGCCCCTGCTGCGCAGGGACGGCACGCAGCTGTTCACCGACGTGAACGCGCAGCCCGTGACGCTGGGTGACAAGGTCCACCTGGTCGGGCTGTTCCGTGACGCCACGGAGCGGCGGCGGCTGGAGCAGGAGCACAACCAGTTGCAGGAACGCCTCCTGCAGTCGCAAAAGATGGAATCCATCGGCCGGCTGGCGGGCGGTGTGGCCCACGACTTCAACAACATGCTGGGCGTCATCGTGGGCTACACGGACCTGCTCCTGCGCAGCGTGCCGGCCGGCGCGCCCCACCACCTGGAGCTGCAAGAGATCCACAACGCCGCCCAGCGCTCGGCGGACCTGACCCGGCAGCTGCTGGCCTTCGCCCGCAAGCAGCCCATCCTGCCCCGCGTGCTGGATCTGGCCGAGACCGTGGGCGGACTGCTGGGCATCCTGCAGCGCCTGATCGGCGAGCACATCCAGCTGGAGTGGCGGGCGGACAGCCAGCTCTGGCCCGTGCGGATGGATTCCAGCCAGGTGGACCAGATCCTGACCAACCTCTGCGTGAACGCGCGCGACGCCATCGCCGGCGGCGGCCGCATCGAGCTGGACGCGGTCAACCTGAGCCTGACGGCCGCCCAGTGCGCGGGCTGGGCCGACGCGCAACCCGGCGAGTTTGTCCGGCTCTGCGTGCGGGACACGGGCCAGGGCATGCCGGCCGAGGTGCTGGAGCACGTCTTCGAGCCCTTCTTCACCACCAAAGGGCTGGGCCAGGGCACGGGGCTGGGGCTGGCCACGGTCTACGGCATCGTGCGCCAGAACCATGGTTTCGTCCGCGTGGAGAGCGCCCCGGGCCAGGGCACTTGCGTGGCCGTCTACCTGCCGCGGCACGTGGGCGAGGCCGACCGGACGACGGCGGCGCCGGCGGCCCCGCCCGAACCCCGCCGTGAGGAAATCGTGCTGCTGGTGGAAGACGAACCGCGCCTGCTGGCGCTCTGCCAGCGGCTGCTCAGCGGCATGGGCTACCACGTGCTGGCCGCCGATTGTCCGGCCACGGCCCTGCAACTGGCCGCGGATTTGAACGGGCGGCTGGGTCTGCTGGTCACTGACGTGATCATGCCGGGCATGAACGGGCGCGATCTGGCCGCGCAGCTGCGCGAGCGGCACCCCGGCTTGCGCTGCCTGTTCATGTCGGGCTACACGGCGGACATCCTCGACGGCCCGGACGGTCCCCCGCCCGGCCACTTCCTTCAGAAACCCTTCAGCCTGAAGGATCTGGCCGGCGCCGTGCGCCAAGTCCTCACCGAAGCGATCCCGGCCTGAGCGCGCCCCGTCCGGACCGCCCCGCCCGTCCGCCGGCAGCGGTGGTACATTGAACCCGTCACCAAGGTTGGTCCGGTCGCGGAGTTCGTTGCCGCGGTCGTCGCAATAGAAAGGCAAGCAGCAGCATGAAAACGAAGGCCGGCGGGTTCAACACCACCCTGGTTCATGGCGGCAAGGTCGACGACCAGTATGGCAGCGCCATCACGCCCATCTACCAGACCTCGACCTTTTCCTTCCAGAGCGCCCAGCAGGGCGCCGACCTCTTCGCCCGGAAGGAAGAAGGCTACATCTACACGCGCATCGGCAATCCCACCATCGCGGCGCTGGAACACTGCGTGGCGGAACTCGAGGGTGGCTGCGGGGCCGTGGCCACCAGCTCGGGCATGGGGGCTGTGGCCCTGACCTGCCTGGCGCTGCTGAACCAGGGCGAACACGTGCTCAGCACGGCCTCCGTCTACGGACCCTCGCGCATCCTCATGGAAAAGCACCTCGTGCGCTTCGGCGTGGAATCCAGCTTCGTGGACTGCTCCGATCTGGCGGCCGTCCGCCGGGCCCTGCGGCCCACCACGCGCCTGATCTACGTGGAGACGCCCTCCAACCCCATGATGCAGGTCACGGATCTGGTCGCCATGGCCGAGCTGGCGCACGCCCACGGCGCGCGGCTGGCCGTGGACAGCACCTTCGCCTCGCCCTATCTGCAGCAGCCGCTGCGGCTGGGCGCCGACGTAGTGCTGCACTCCGTCACCAAATTCATCAACGGCCACGCCGACGTGGTGGGCGGCATCGTCAGCGCCGGCACGCCGGAACTGGAGCGGCGCCTGCGCGACATGATGACCCTGCTCGGCTGCAACATGGATCCGCACCAGGCCTACCTCGTGCACCGCGGGCTCAAGACCCTCGCCCTGCGGATGTCCCGCGCCCAGCTCGGGGCGGCGCGCATCGCGGCCTGGCTGGAGGCGCGGCCGGAGATCGCCTGGGTGCGCTACATCGGCCTGCCCTCGCACCCCCAGCACGAGCTGGCCAAGCGCCAAATGAGCGGCTTCGGTGCCATGATCAGTTTCGAGATGAAAGGCGGACTGGAAGCCGGCCGCCGCTTGATGGACCACGTGGAGCTGATGCTGCTTGCCGTCTCCCTGGGCGGCGTGGAGACGCTGATCGAGCACCCGGCTTCCATGACCCACGCCGGCGTGTCACGCGAAGAGCGTGCGGCGGCCGGGATCACCG
This genomic interval from Candidatus Delongbacteria bacterium contains the following:
- the nhaR gene encoding transcriptional activator NhaR, whose amino-acid sequence is MEWLNYHHLLYFWLTAREGSLQKACEELRLAPSTVSKQIHQLEDLLGHKLFEKRGRRLELTESGRVAQRYAEEIFNLGQELLDTLRDRPVGRPLRVTVGVADVVHKLVAQRVLEQALRLEEPVRLVCREDRPVRLLRDLAAHELDLVLTDAPAPPGAHVRVYNHLLGESDISFFAAPELARRLRKDWPRSLDGAPVLLPAETSELRRGLEQWFAATGVRPRVVGDFEDSALLAVFGARGLGAFPAPTVLAAEVERAQQVRRVGRVPLRERLYAVSVERRIQHPAVAAICEAARTRVFVEALEPLVRPPRRRAGSERTPPAE
- a CDS encoding HPF/RaiA family ribosome-associated protein, with protein sequence MKIQISARDLELNPELHGHIERRIQFGLGRFAPRVRQVKVRLTDENGPKGGEDLSCRLELVLTAGGSLIVSERDSQPRPAADRAVERMARQLARHLERERDTRKDLIEEGGAR
- a CDS encoding zf-TFIIB domain-containing protein — encoded protein: MNCPRCPDTELLERERDGITLDGCPVCRGIWLDRGELERLIQATRKDEEERPRDSGRDHDDRHDHDDRYERHDRHDHHDHDRKYGPDKKRLKARTWLEGLGNLFD
- a CDS encoding zinc metalloprotease HtpX → MSSPSSQPGAPLRGTGGFSNQLRTVLLLGALSAVLVGVGGLLGPGMLWLFGALAIALNIGAYFYSDKLVLRMHKAREISPDELPALHRMTAEIAATAGLPMPRLYLLPGEQPNAFATGRNPEHGVVAVTQGLLRLMNERELRGVIAHELSHIRNRDILVASVAACIAAAVSMLAQAGQLALLFGSGRDDEEGGSPLAGLLMIFLAPVAATLIQLGISRSREYLADASAARFTGDPHGLADALEKLRRGTEAHPSAEAPATASLFIMNPLGGGARRLANLFSTHPAVEERVARLRAMA
- a CDS encoding pirin family protein, encoding MRLHRPAAERGHADHGWLRTWHSFSFADYHDPAWQGFHNLRVLNEDVVAPGTGFGMHPHRDMEIVTWILAGALRHRDSLGHEAVIRPGEAQRMSAGSGILHSETNPSATEPVHLLQIWLLPSRRGGTPGYEQRPLPAAADGWRLLAAPPAGGGAVTIQSEARIWVVEPAQGALPARPWSGRPTWVHVSAGAVQVNGEILQAGDGLGLAGEDSLLLTGETRKNQLLVFELA
- a CDS encoding FIST N-terminal domain-containing protein, with the protein product MRYHSATTVNPDPYRAGMQIGDDLRELRPEVILIFASITYDPDFSEFFTGLQDALEGQTPLIVGGTGDGIYGTGLAADYGVSALGLQSDGAVEWSAACCTGVGADSLATSRAAARAAARELDGDPDFCFVLADGARADGTAVVEGLFGALGIPVFGGLSGDDRQFTRSRIFHQGRECEDAVVVLLGRGPLPFLLNAGSGWTPRGESGVVEEAEARTLRRISGQSTAEFMTRQVGKTVGQSDIGVMPLAFFSAEQAGHFFLRSASHLNEEEGSTIMFGSLPPGARVQVCAATREEVLAGVRETVEGLLPLPPGFEVGAAVLISCAGRKWFLEDKGALELEVFQAALGRSVPLVGIPSFGEIGPFREGGAYTPPCFHNVTFVVCLLGR
- a CDS encoding ATP-binding protein, with the translated sequence MDAPLFSLVEPVPPGFTPCYTFSQRDFRARPFALFAASLSQGEAFLGDLLPKLCGILVTAGEGEPLWEHGHPLLYHLRVPAGLLPQLAQTVRPTLHLLGQLRDRADAQTLLQLELNRALESRNRMAAEFDGIRSGLVREIDERRRALRRLEESEQRLQSIYDASPDGILVADVESLRFVTANARMCQMLDRSPEEVAALAVPDIHPPDVLTHMLHTFTRQAEGVDMTATDVPLLRRDGTQLFTDVNAQPVTLGDKVHLVGLFRDATERRRLEQEHNQLQERLLQSQKMESIGRLAGGVAHDFNNMLGVIVGYTDLLLRSVPAGAPHHLELQEIHNAAQRSADLTRQLLAFARKQPILPRVLDLAETVGGLLGILQRLIGEHIQLEWRADSQLWPVRMDSSQVDQILTNLCVNARDAIAGGGRIELDAVNLSLTAAQCAGWADAQPGEFVRLCVRDTGQGMPAEVLEHVFEPFFTTKGLGQGTGLGLATVYGIVRQNHGFVRVESAPGQGTCVAVYLPRHVGEADRTTAAPAAPPEPRREEIVLLVEDEPRLLALCQRLLSGMGYHVLAADCPATALQLAADLNGRLGLLVTDVIMPGMNGRDLAAQLRERHPGLRCLFMSGYTADILDGPDGPPPGHFLQKPFSLKDLAGAVRQVLTEAIPA
- a CDS encoding PLP-dependent aspartate aminotransferase family protein, encoding MKTKAGGFNTTLVHGGKVDDQYGSAITPIYQTSTFSFQSAQQGADLFARKEEGYIYTRIGNPTIAALEHCVAELEGGCGAVATSSGMGAVALTCLALLNQGEHVLSTASVYGPSRILMEKHLVRFGVESSFVDCSDLAAVRRALRPTTRLIYVETPSNPMMQVTDLVAMAELAHAHGARLAVDSTFASPYLQQPLRLGADVVLHSVTKFINGHADVVGGIVSAGTPELERRLRDMMTLLGCNMDPHQAYLVHRGLKTLALRMSRAQLGAARIAAWLEARPEIAWVRYIGLPSHPQHELAKRQMSGFGAMISFEMKGGLEAGRRLMDHVELMLLAVSLGGVETLIEHPASMTHAGVSREERAAAGITEGLVRLSVGIEEPEDLLADLEQALQHV